The following coding sequences are from one Acipenser ruthenus chromosome 7, fAciRut3.2 maternal haplotype, whole genome shotgun sequence window:
- the LOC117415870 gene encoding pleckstrin homology-like domain family A member 1 — MLESSVKVLKEGLMEKRSDGLLQLWKKKRCFLTEEGLLLHPPKQHDQQQHQNRHQITASEPGKIKELLFSNMKTVDCVERKGKYVYFTVVMAEGKEIDFRCPQEEGWNAEITLQMVQYKNRQAILAVKSTRQKQQHLIVAHGHNIIKNSLA; from the coding sequence ATGTTGGAAAGCAGCGTCAAGGTGCTGAAAGAAGGTCTGATGGAGAAAAGGAGCGATGGTTTGCTTCAGCTGTGGAAGAAGAAGCGCTGCTTTCTAACGGAAGAGGGGCTTCTCCTTCACCCACCGAAACAGCACGACCAGCAGCAGCACCAGAACCGTCACCAAATCACGGCCAGCGAGCCCGGCAAGATCAAAGAACTGCTCTTTTCCAACATGAAGACGGTGGATTGCGTCGAGAGGAAGGGCAAATACGTTTATTTCACAGTGGTGATGGCAGAGGGCAAAGAGATTGATTTTAGATGCCCCCAAGAAGAAGGCTGGAATGCCGAAATCACTTTGCAAATGGTACAGTATAAGAACAGACAGGCTATCCTGGCAGTGAAATCGACCAGACAAAAACAGCAGCACCTGATAGTAGCACACGGGCACAACATCATCAAGAACTCTCTAGCGTGA